The Sebastes umbrosus isolate fSebUmb1 chromosome 24, fSebUmb1.pri, whole genome shotgun sequence genome contains the following window.
tcagtatttttcaacctactttcctatgtttttgtgtctaaatgacTAATAGGAACAACAATTTCTTGACCTCGCAGCTGGTTTAGCGGCTGCCGTCTACATCGTTCTccatcaatactggaccaatttacaAAACTGTTGTCCCCTTTAGTCACTTAGAACACAACAACATGGGAAAATGGAGTCCaggttaataataaataaataatttaccctttaagtaaaagtaaaaaagcatTAGCATCAAACTTAACCAAAAGAAAATGTagatattcaagtaaagtacaattaCCTCAACTTGagtacattccaccactggtttttACTCTGTATATACCTCGTAGTACTCAGTAGTGACCTTACCCCACTTAATGGAGTCTTTTAATATCCATACCTGTAGTATAGTATTGTAGTTGTGCTGTGAACCATGTgatatattgtattattctCCCTCTCCACCTGTCAATCTCCACCATCATCAGAATAAATTGGACGTTTCTCCGATACCGCCATCGATTGGTTCATATCTCAGCCCGCCACGCCGCCGCATTGAACAGCCTCCACTATTGATCTGCAGGCCTGTTAAAACCTCCACGGGAACATCATcctatctctcttttttttaaatacatacaagACCTTTTTTCAAAATCAATTCTCTCTGCCACATAGAAGATGTCACATTGTTGCAGACAAGGAGGAGGACAAATCAGCCGGGATGATTTATAGTGGTTTAATTCCTCACCGCTAATCTGATTATGATTATTCCCGACGTGGATTTTGATTTAAATCACACTCAAAGGCTTTTGCCACATCAAGATGAACATCAGGAGGTCTTAGATGTTATTTTCCACTGTGATCAGCAGCTGTATCTTTACGTATTTCCTCTGTTTTTGACTTTTCTGGGTGAATTCAGGGGAACAGAAACTGACGTCTTTAATGTCAGACGTAACCTCAGGGCTGCAGAAATGTCAGGCAGCCAGCGGCcataaataacacacacacacacacacacacacacacttctatcCTCATGTCTTGCAAAATGATGTATGAAATCTGTCAGCTGAAAGATGagagttgacctttgaccttgatGCACATGTGCAAATATGTAGATTATGTCCCTTCTTATAGCAGAATTTGTTATATTACTCTCCAAACTTTGcctttttcacatcttttaaaagtaaaaaaaatacaaaacagccTCTAATAGCCTAACACCTCACCGTACTGAATACATTTGTCTGTTTGAATTTTAGAAAACAGCTAAGATTTGCAGCATTTCATGCCAAATTAGTCTCTTTCTTACTAATTTGCAACATCATTtgtatgaatatataatattgtttttcaCTATCTTGTATTATTTCATATGCACTCAGGTCTCTCTTGAAAATGAgatcttaatctcaatgggactaattACATAAAGGTTATATAATATACTTTAAGGTATTTGTTGTGTAGTTAATCCTTGTATTGGGTTTGGTATCCGAGATACTACAATTAATGTCTTTATGACTTTACATGATCTGAACAGACTATAAAGCTGTTTACAAAACaaattacataaattaaattcaattaattaTATGCATTATCCTGAGTATTTCGCTGTACACCCcaataaaataacagttttatttgatttattaataGGAGGTATACCTGTATACTTGACCATCCAGACCACCGTTAGACCCTTGTTTAAACACAACGCTGCAGCAGATGCATCATTTTAAAAGGTGCTTCTAAACCGCAACCAGCATGCAAAGTTACCAATATTTCATTTGaatgtaaaataattatttgtcCTGAAATAGGCATTTTATCTTCGGAAATATaagtaaaaattaaattaaattgatatTTACGATGAATAACATAATTTTTGAGTCATTGCaaaaattctcttttttttatttctcaaaaataaaataaaataaagaaatgatgtaaaaataaaaataaacagtccagcagcagaaacggtaatttatttattaaaacatgGACAATGACAGATTACTCTGAGAACACAACAGACCATGATGGAGTAtactgaatattattattatatgaatcACTATATGACTAATATATGTTATGAAAAACCTAAACATGATGGGAAACACTCGTCTTGTATCaaaactgtatacagtatatatatatatatatatatatatatatatgtgtgtgtgtaaatggtgTAAAATGGGTTGAACATATAATTTACTTACAGTCAATCAGTTTGGCATGACAGGAAAATCACATtgtaaaaataagataaagtaAATTCAAATTATATTAATTTCTTGCAGACAGTAATAAAATTGGTCCTTTAGATTATCGCATAATCCAGATTTTGCAAAGCAGATCACTTTATATTATGAATAATTACCAGTAAATGATCACAATTctttaaataatttagttttcatTCTAATTTTTACTTGTTTTGAGGAAAATGTGATTTAACAACTCAATATCAGatttcaaaatgtctttttatgCAGTGCACAGATGTCAAACTGTCCGGATTAAATCAAAGGAAAAGCGTCCCCATGTGTATTCCCTCATGTCTCTAAAATGGCAACGTGTCGAGGAATAACTTATCTATTATTGCAGGCGGCGGCACCAAATCCTCCAGCTTCAGATAGAAAATCCTCTGCAGACCCTGGATGCACAGGGTGCGAAGTTCACGCAGTTTTTCCAAAAGTCTGGACAAACGGTTCGACCAGCAGTCTGAGAGTCCGTCGGCGTCCTTCAAGCACTTGACGATGTtgttctgcagctcctccactcTCTTTGGCTCCTTCAGTCCGTGTCGCTCTGCTGGGCCGTAAGTCACATTTCAAACACACATATTAGAtaagaaataacaaaacataacagacAATTTATCATGAAACATTGAAATCAGACAGTTAAAGGCTTTTAATTTGACATAATCTATCTATTTATGTTGAGACTTCAACCATTTATCAGCCCCTCAGCGTTACATGTGGTTCACAGCCAAGAAAAAGTGATTTCTAACCCCTTAAAGATGCATCTTTTTGCATAATTTGATTCAACAGATATGTGAGTTTTGCTCATGTCCATTTTGtgaattatttcttatttcaaaaGACTATAAATGTGCATAAACAAAAGTGTCTTTGAGCATCTCACCGGTGACCAGAGCGAGGCTGCATATGCAGGAGAAGGTGGACACGTCCAGGTTCATCCTCTGCAGATTGGTGGAGAATTCAACGATGCTGTCGATCCACTCCCCAAAGCCCCGCAGGCACTGGAGCCGGTGCCACGCCGACCCGTCGCAGAAGATCAGCTTCCCTTCCTCCGGGTTGGATCTGAAACAGGACGACAGCTTGAGCTCAGATTGTGGACCCTGTGACAGTGACAAACCCTTCTTCCATAAATTCCCATGTCCTTTTTGGGGGCCTCTCCAGCTGTTAACACATCTTTCATTTGTGCCAAAAGTGCTGGAAAACAAATCCATTCCCAAATCaacaaacatatttacatgctgtgGGCAAACTTGGGGTCCAAACTTGCAGAGAAAAGGGAACTATAATGTCAGAAGAAGCATACTTTACCTGTACGACAGCCGTAAAACAAAGAGCTCCAGGAAAGCCGAGTAGAAGAGGAGGTCCTGGTCGTGTTTGGGCAGGGAGGTGAAGCCCGGGATCTTCAGCGCCCAGCCTCGAATGACCTCCATCGATCTGGTCAAGAGTTCATAAAACTGACGCACGTGCTGAGCGTCGTCCCCTTGTGGGCTTCCTGGACTCTCCTTGAACTAGTGAAAGGTCACCAGTGGGGTGAAGATGGTAAAGACCATcaattgcagctctaatatgcACTTACTTGTGTAAAGCAATGAAACACTGCTTACTTTGAAGTAGTCAAGGCGAGAAGGTGGAGGGTTTGATTCCACGTGCGCCCTGATGAGGGCGCTCAGGAGGGTGCCGACAGGTGAAGACGAGTCCGGATGAGTTTTAGGTTTGGACGGCAGGCGACCTCTTCGACCTTTCAGACCGGCTGTTCTCACCACTGCAGAGCATGAAGAGAAACCTTTAGTTTTACTGCTGAAATCAGTTGAATGTCTGACCCCCAAATGTCAACGTGGTTTTATTGGTTTACCTTCTTTGACCATTCCCACTGTCATGCACTTCTGGAAGCGACAGTATTGGCACCGGTTCCTCCTGCGTTTGTCCACAGGGCAGCTTTTGGCAGCCAAACACACGTATTTGGCGTTTTTTTGTACCGTGCGCtgcatggagagagaaaaagatttAGATATTTTGCaaattttaaaacacatttagtgACATCAGTTTGAATTTAATACCATAAAAACATCAGTTTTTAAGGGTACTTTGGTTAAGCTGTATATGAAACTCAAAGAGACCTAGATTCTGAATGAATTGTAAATGCTCTGCAAACATCTCCAAATGTAGGACAAGTTAAAACCATAAAACTTCACACAGAAGCATCTTTTTGGACACATTATTTGCTTCACTTTTGCACCAGTTTAAAGGGCTTTAAAGAACAATATTGGTGTCTGTTGAGCCAatatcatgatgtagaactgTTCTCAAAAGGTTGATTATATGGCAACAAAGTGGGCTTTCTACATATATATGAGAGGTGATCATGGGGAAGCTTTTAGGAAAGGTCTTTGGAAAATGGTTCAATCTTTTTTTAGTAGCTCCAAGACCCGTTTTTGTTAAGACTAAAGACCTAAATGGTTCTTTTGAAAATTAACAGCAGCACTCTTCTCGCCCCTGTGGGCCATCTGAGGCAGTATAAGGCATTCAGCATGCGGACAGGGCAGTCTGGGTAAATACAGGGTCGTGGCCATTCATAATTTGGAGAATGGCCCCCGGGAATCTCcttcagagaggagaggggggaggtTTTTATTCATGGCACGTTGGTTGGCCATTTTCATACAGGACATTTGTCCCTAAAATGCGTGTGTCAAGAGATCAAAACGTGCATCTGAAGCACAATGTGCCATTTAGGAGGCCAATCAGGGCTCCCAGTGGGACTTTATTACCTGGAGTCTGGGTTTCATTAGGCTtctcagaaaaaaagtgaatatcctcctgggaaccgagtaaaaaaaaagtgtttcaattactttttttgtgtgatttccttcctatttagggttaaaagaaaatcttacaatttaggctttttaaactttatttttctttagtgGACCACAGGaccatttcagtgtgaaaagactaaaaaaattaatagattATGGccgtagagtgatattaaaccaagaatacattcaacttgATTAACAAAACCACATgtcatatcactggaaagcccatGATGTCCTATTTACAATACACCAGAGGTTGATAGAGTaagtcaaaagagtaaaaggatatgcatgtggagaaaatgtccactacagaggacacatgtcaatgggctgggtctcaggaggatatatCCATTTTGACAAGTCTGGTATTTTCAtgacagcaacagcaacaactgTATTAATTCAACTGTTCAGGATACTAAAGATGCAAATATCCAAGTTGAAATTGTGGTTTTTCATGCAGTTGCATTGAGAACAAACCTTGAAGAAACCCTTACATCCCTCGCACTCCGCAGTGCACAGTTAaaggcttttaatttgaaataatcGTGATTTCTAACCCCTTAAAGCTGCATCTTTTTGCATAATTTGATTTGACAGATATGTAAGTTTTTCAAAAGACTATATGTGTGCATAAACAAAAGTGTATTTGATGCAAATATCCAAGTTGAAATCGTGGTTTTGCATGCAGTTGCATTGAGAACCCAGCCAAGAAAAAGTGATTTCTAACCCCTTAAAGCTGCATCTTTTTGCATAATTTGATTGGACAGATATGTGAGTTTTGCACATGACCATATTGTTAATCATTTCTTATTTCAAAAGACTATAAATGTGCATGAAGAAAAGTGTCTTTGATGCAAATATCCAAGTGTAAATCGTGGTTTTGCATGCAGTTGCATTGAGATTGAAAACAAACCTTGAAGAAGCCCTTGCAGCCCTCGCAGGTGCGTACTCCGTAGTGCTGACAGGCTGCGTTATCTCCGCACACCGCGCACAGACCCTCCGAGCTCTGCAGAGCTCCGCGGCTGCTGGGAGCGCAAGAAGAAGTCTGGTAGTCCATGAAGTGGTGGCCGTGGTGGGCGAACTGGAGAGGATGAGGAAATCTGGATAGGGTGTTTTTCCTGTGCGCTGCAGCCAAATAGTCTTGTCGGAAACTGTACAAAGAGCTGGAATCCTCCCATATGTGTGCAGGTGGAGTTTGAAAGTTGGATGGTGATGGAGAGTAATAATAAACTGAGCCCAGCTCGTCGGATTGGTGCATGTTGGGTTGGTACCTTGGACACCCGTGCGCATCCTCCACCTTTACGCACGAGAGCTCACCTTGCACGGGCATTTGGAAGAGACATGGAGGCTTCACGTCGTACCCAGAGTCACCCAAAGGACCAAAACTACTGGGACCAGATGTTGCATGGGAGATTTCACTGTTGGTGAGCTCCATGCTGAACTTGACAAACTCCGGAGTGAGGAAGTCTCCAGCGGAGCTCTGAGAGGCCATGCTGGCTCCTTGTGGAGAGGAGCCGCACTGGGTCTGCACGCACGGCATGGCAACCTGCAAACATGGACATAATGCAAGTCAGtacaaagttgttgtttttttatttgtatttttatttttattattgtgttataaagtgcaagtaagtaaataagtgtaTAAAATGCAGTCAGTACaaagttctttttttaaattgtattattattattatttatttttttaaattttattattattattattattattattattatttattgtgttataaagtgcaagtaagtaaataagtgtaTAAAATGCATTCAGtccaaagttattttttatttttttattgtgtatttttattttttttattgtgttaaataaagagggagagaagtgACACCAGCTGTCGTTTTTCTCTATACATTTCAGCACAGGAGGCATGGTAGAAAATATAAAGCCTATaacatatactgacattttctTTAGTATTTCTTACTCTAAACATGTGTTTTAAGATGTAAAATGATGCTCCTCAATCAACCACAGATTAAAGAGCCGCTGTTGAAGATGATCctgatctttttttcttttttttttattgtgttataaagtgattacataACAAATGAAGACATATAtaacaaaagaacaaaatatattatacagagaaagacaaatggtaattttgtaatgggttatatatgaataattgtgatgtgttttgttttttgtctgtttggtcttacttgtctgtctgtctatggtaacagtatgtctattgcatgtgtactttttctcaaactgagcggatgcaaaatgaatttcagtgcaaactgacaataaagttgtatcttattattttattattatttttttaatggtcCAATTAAGAATTAAGACTATTCTAAATCATACTTAAACATCTTTTGCAGTATAGAACAACATCATAGAGAACAGTCTTTATTATTACCTTAAGGCTTTAGTTGTCTTATTTTCCAGAGGAGGTTATTTCCAGCTACTTTgcctgaaacaaacaacatcaGAGCATCACTTGCAAGCTTTACACTGACATGCATCATCTTCATAAATTAGTAAGACTATATTTTACCTCAGACCTCCATGCAGTGCAGGAGGACAGTGACAAGTAATCCCATCTGTGCTGTAGTGTCTCTTGCAGATCTGTTAAAGCTCTATGGTCCACTCTCTGTCTGGAGAGCAAAGGAAGCGACTGTTCTCTTCTCCCACTCTTGGCTTCTTGCAGACTGGCTGGCAGTGACACCGACAATGTGCTTTTGTTTACGTGGTGCACGCCCTTGTGCCAAACCCTATTACGCACGAGCCACAGAGGGGTGGGTGGGGTGTGTGTCTCTGGTGTGGGCACAGAAAGTGCATGTAATTCGGAAATAATGCTTGCACTTTCTTGCAGTTTGCACCATAGGCCTATATAAGGACATTTACCCTGaataaaaagaagtttattcaagtgtgctgcaagaaaaagtctaagtgtacttggcttatactgacaagtatgcaGAACAGtcgaagtatacttggcttatactgacaagtatgcaGAACAGtcgaagtatacttggcttatactgacaagtatgcaGAACAGTCGAAGTATAcatggcttatactgacaagtatgcaGATCAGTCGAAGTATACATGGTTTATACTGATAAGTATGCAGAACAGTCAAAGTATAcatggtttatactgacaagtatgcaGAACAGTCGAAGTATAtatggtttatactgacaagtatgcaGAACAGTCTACTTGGCTTAtatttgtcagagcattttggcaaatttttctttgGCGCTACttacataatcagctgtgctgctcatcccacaaatgcatgattcttacaagttggacatcattgtgaaggtaaataaacaggctttccaacaatgtaaaatacaatgccaattagcattgtaacaacagagaaataatccaccaaacacaagtttccaaacttttttttcccagtttattttctaCTATGCCTCCTGTGCTGAAATGTATAGAGAAAACGACAGCTGGTGTCACTTGTCTCCCTCTTTATTATTAtcctgaaggaggaggaggatggagactAGTGTTGTGCAATATGCCCCTCTCTTTACGTCACCACCTTTGCACCGCCTCCTCTCGAACGCTATTGGTTGAGAGTCTCCGAGCGCTGCGTTCTGATTGGCTCTCCTGACTGTCGCTCTGACGCCGCTCTGCTTCCTGGTTATAGCTGTCAAACATACAAGCTACTGGTTTTGGATAACAACCGATGTCTCCGCCTTGCATCGCCCGGAGCGAGATTTAATCAGCCACAAAACAAGAAATCCTGTAAGTGGGAATGTCTATTATATCACTGAGTGTTATTcggctttttaaaaatatgtctaatatatttattttttggcgtagagccaaaacacacagcagaatCTGCTAGTTTTTACATGCTAGTGACTGTATGACCATGAAGGGATCACCTCTTCTCCACAGCTGCTCCACCCAAGGACATGCctatttaatgtgtttattgtgGTCATTTTTAAGCCGAATAACACATATTAGTCCTTTCTTCCTGTTGAAGTGTAtaacaggtgttttttttaccctatttaACCTCTCCACATACATATTCccttaaatatagcaaaaagtGAATGGagttctgcatgtgtgtgtttaataagCAGCACAGGAAgccccttcttcttctgctgacTCATTATGAGTGTGCAGGCTGATGTAAGTCATCACGAGGAGTAACATTTTTGGGGTATGTCACtcatttattcagctttaaaggtcccatattataaaaaagtgagattttcttattataaagcaggcttaagtcctatataaatactgtgaaagtatcgaaacactcaatccacagggaaatacacacagcccgtattcagaaactcgtttgaaacaagctgtcaggatttctgcccgttcgtgatgtcacgaatatacaatatttagaccctttacacaattttttacgtaaacattctaaatgtatcccagtttatttcctggttgcagtgtatgtgaatgtcatcagctgacaggaagtacacatggaccccagctgttgcctagcaatgcaattctgttgcaattccgttgcaattctgtcaaaatgcgctaaaacggagcgtttcagacagagggtaaaatacaggtatattcaggcagacagcatgaggaaaataaagttttttttttaacattacagcatgtaaacatgttctagtagaaacacaaaatacaactatgaacctgaaaattagcataacatgggacctttaacagttTTGTGGTCCAGCTGGCTAAACTAACCACCATCATTAAGTTCCAGTCAAAAAAATGCTCCTCAGGGCTAATTATTGTCATGTTTGGCCTTTTATGTGCTCCAGTAATGAGCAGCATGTGAAGAGGGTGCGAAAGCCACAGAGGAGGTTTTGATTATAAAATGCCTGCACACTGGATGGATTGATAATATATGACTTTGAAaaagatttcattcatttatggCTGCAcagtatatcaatattatatcaatattgtcATATGAGACTAGGacgacggtctgcaggacagataataatgcactttcatagactaagctacagttgttaccctgcactatactcagttttaacagttttcttcatttccttgtatttttatatctggtatattttttttgtgctttgtactttgcactacgaacttttttaatgcctttttactaacatgttttgcactatggaactgtgatgctggaagctggaatttccctcgggatcaataaagttactatctatctatctatatgagactagatatcgtcttagattttggatatcgtaataagtgttgtctttttctggttttaaaggcGGCATTACTGTTCTATTACTTGCCATTACCCACTTGGTCATTATATcaacattactgatgattatttatttaaatatttatgtaaatattttgtgaaagcaccaatagtcaaacCTACAAATCAgtacaataaatagaaataaaggagtaaataacatgtaaattatgtatatAATGCACaagtataaacacaatatataagTAAGTAAAAAAATGAGAATTAAATAAGAGTATTTCTTGAAATGTgaagtataaatgcagtataatTGGCAGTATAGAGTATGTACAGTTGAATTATTTCCCACATTATTGTGTAGTTGAGTTAAGTCAATATTGTGTAAAGCAGCTGTCTCAATGTTGATATTGAGGTATTTACATAAGTAAAGAAGAAGTAAACATGCCAGTTGTCTGTAGTTGGTTGTCCTGACACATTGTGGTACTAATAACGCTCTGAGGTTTAATATTTAACCCTGACAGAGCAGGATCTTTCATATTACTAGACgatatttagtatttttaagatctaatttagctttttattctCGTCAGGTTAGAACAGCAATTGAAAAAGCATCACAACAAATTCCCTTTGTCGTAATTATACTCAGTAAGGGCTATGATTAGGCTTCATATTCCAGTCATAGCTTTAGCATCTAACACATGCATCTGTGGTAAGATAGATTGCACAGCTTCAGTTCTGTGGAGAAGCTTTCACACCGTCTTAATAACTGTTATTAAAAGAAGATAATTCGGCGTGATGCTTCTGTGGCTTTTTAAGGTCACACTTTGTCTATTTCGTGCTAATACTTCATGATACTTTCAGGCGGTGGCAGTAACAATATATCACTGATTTGTGGTGCTGATATTGGCTAAATGCTACTTACAATAGATCACTTGTTGCTCCAAACTCATGACTGACATTTGTGCCATCTGTAgctgtgttttattaaaatgcATCAGAATCTGTTTCAGCGTATGCCGCTCCCTGGAAACCTTTATTCAAAGTGCGTTACGGCGGGAATACAAATACTTATTTGGGGGTCTGACCCTGGAGGGCATTGAAGGCCTCATCCTGCTAGCGCTGGTGTCATGTTCTGCTCCTTTTGGTACACAGGCTCATTATGTAAACAGTATCTGAGCAGTTGC
Protein-coding sequences here:
- the LOC119483747 gene encoding nuclear receptor subfamily 4 group A member 2-like; the protein is MPCVQTQCGSSPQGASMASQSSAGDFLTPEFVKFSMELTNSEISHATSGPSSFGPLGDSGYDVKPPCLFQMPVQGELSCVKVEDAHGCPRYQPNMHQSDELGSVYYYSPSPSNFQTPPAHIWEDSSSLYSFRQDYLAAAHRKNTLSRFPHPLQFAHHGHHFMDYQTSSCAPSSRGALQSSEGLCAVCGDNAACQHYGVRTCEGCKGFFKRTVQKNAKYVCLAAKSCPVDKRRRNRCQYCRFQKCMTVGMVKEVVRTAGLKGRRGRLPSKPKTHPDSSSPVGTLLSALIRAHVESNPPPSRLDYFKFKESPGSPQGDDAQHVRQFYELLTRSMEVIRGWALKIPGFTSLPKHDQDLLFYSAFLELFVLRLSYRSNPEEGKLIFCDGSAWHRLQCLRGFGEWIDSIVEFSTNLQRMNLDVSTFSCICSLALVTERHGLKEPKRVEELQNNIVKCLKDADGLSDCWSNRLSRLLEKLRELRTLCIQGLQRIFYLKLEDLVPPPAIIDKLFLDTLPF